taatttgttaaaatttttattgaaaaacttgttgctaaaatagaaaaatgtgtattttgagtagctaaaataactaCTACTGTGGGAGATGTGGCAAGAGTTCAAAAATAGGATAAAAGAGGTGGCAAGTGTAAGAGTAAGTGATTTTGCCGTGAAAAAAGACGTCACAAGGCCTTTAGAAATTAGAACACTACTAGCAGATtctctaatgctccgtttgtttcgacgtaaaatggttttcgtcgtaaaatgatttcagggaagtcatttttctggaaaatatttttccccgaaagcattttttggtgtttggcgcgtacagaaaattacaaatatttttatattttcatttaaacatattaacctataaaaattaatttttattcaaaacatataaatattaatataaaataatataaaaattatcgataacgagattccgtcactgaccgacaagattctgaccatttttactTGATTTCGGTTAATACAGTCAGAATTCAAgataatggccggaatccggacagttttgtcggaatctgggatggccggattccggccagagaggccggatctggccagatccggccggaatccggcctctCTGCCAGAGCCGGCCGGGAACTGGCCAGAGCCGGCTGGGATCCGGCCAGAGCAGGTcggctctctggccagaccgaccggatcccggccagatccggccggctctggccggatcccggccggctctggccagagaggccggccGGATCCCtgcgatctggccggatctggccagatcgccggaatccggccggtctggccagatccggcacatcgccggaatccggccggtctgcCCAGACCCGGCCAGATTGGTTGCCGGAATATAGGCTGATCGGATTCCGGCGAatgtggccggattccgtcgctaGATTCCGACGACATTATCCGGATGTTATCGGAATTCAATACGGGCaagatttcgatggtggtcgtcTGCTTAAACGTGAAGatcgactgcgttgtttaaaataaatcgaCCGCGTCagacgtcttcggaaaatgatttacgcttttaaaaagcgtaaatcattttccaaaatttactaagcatttttggtcaaacagaaattattttccggttgactattattttcgcccctaccaaacaccggaaaatactgaaatcattttccagaaatcattttacgccgaaacaaacagagcataaatcTCATTCATTTTCCTAAATGTAGAGAAAACTCCTAAAAAAACTTTCCTTAAATTAAGGAAACAACAAGGAAACCAAAAGTTGTATCTTAAATCTAAAGAAGTAAAAGTGATtctcttaatattattttaatagaaaaatactttttctttcctctcttattcatctagcatttatttgaaacaatttttaaatgatttatctttcatctctctttcccttatcatttaacttcaaaaaattttaaatggtaTAAAGATATGATCAGTAAAACTATTGTGGAGTGTATTTAAataggaaagcaaaaaataatttaattctttaaattgagaaaaaaaaaattaaagaaagctaCTGCTAGTACTCTtacatttaataaataaattctggTACAAGGGTTAAACTGCTCAAAGACCAAAATTTCTAGTTGCTCATCATGATGATCATTGTCTGAGACCTTTCGTAAACCGAATGAAGATCACGTTTGCACCGCTTTGATATCAAGGCAGAGAATTTCTTTCACTATTCACGTCAACTCCTGTTTTAAAATGTATACACAGGGAGTTATTTTGGAAACTAATGTAATTTTGAAAGTTGGGTGCCTCTCAACTCACgaatgtcctttttttttttttttttttttttgaacaaatttcaATTCTCATTATAACTTTAACAAAGAGACGGATCAAAAAAATAAGGACAACAAATTACCTGTTAACAATATAAAAGAGACGTTAGGAGAAATTTCTTCTCAACTATATTAAATCTATAATATGAGCTGCAACCAATTTGGCTAATGCATGTGCGATTGAATTATCGTCCCCCTTCAAATGGGCTATACAGAAAGTCAGAAAAAAGTTCAATTCTATTTTGATAACATTGAATAAAGTGCTTGAATTTGCTTCATGTTTAACccaataaaaattttaagagccacatcaattttgaaagaataaaaaaaaagacacaaataacatgtagcattactcttcatGCAATCCCAAGCAATAATCCCAAAACCAAAACCCCGTTTCTTTTTATCATCATAGTATCCCAATtgactttaataatttttggcGAAGGTGCCTTCCATATAACTCGCATACAAATTGTGTAGAAATGCCTATATTACTGAAATCAAACTGCCCAAATAAACTAATTTGCTTTGAACCCAATCCAAATAAGAAATCATCTTATCCATCAAGGCTTACAGTACCTCTCACGTGAATGCCTTTGGCACTATGATTTTTTTCATAACCAACCTTCACCCCCCGGCCACCAACCAGCTCCACAAGGCCATACACCAAACAAATGAGGCCACTGGCATCCACAGGGAACGTGTGCAATTCTGCTCAGATGACACCCAACAGTAACATACCATTAACGCAGCTCTCTTTCTACCCTAGACATCCAAAACTTGTTGCTCAAGCATTACACCTGAATGATAGGAATGTGCATTGCAAAGATAATCCCCACCCAGCTGCAAAAAGCTATGTCTAGAAACCAGCCTGAACTTCACCAACAAAACCATTCTGCCATATAAAAACCCTTAATCCAATATGTCACCTTCAACTTTATTTAatggaaaagaagaaataaaaataggCTAATTGGGCATATACGAGAAAGCTAGTAAATTTCGTTTCTTTGACAAAAAGATAACGTCACAAATTCAGATGACacccaaaaaacagaaaagcaCATCTATTTTACAAACGGTGGTAAACCCACGAATGCAAGAGACTAGAAAGTCCTAGAACTCTTGAGAAGCAGATCCAATATCGCCCTTCCCTTTGCCCACCTTCTTAGGTAGAAGGGTCTGGTGGATATTGGGCAAGACTCCTCCATTGGCAATGGTCACAGAGCCCAAAAGCTTGCTCAGCTCCTCATCATTTCTCACCGCAAGCTGGATGTGCCTCGGCACAATCCGGTTCTTCTTGTTGTCTCTCGCTGCATTCCCAGCAAGCTCCAAAACCTGAATAGAAGACACGTCAAAACTCCGAACCCACAAGCTAAACATTTCTGTTTGAATTGAAAATGAACTGAATTGGAAGGGAGCAATCACAGCTTTGGATCCAATTAGACAAATGGCatataacaaaacaaatcaCACCTTTTTCATGAATCGAAACCCTATTACCGCccccccaaacaaaaaaaaaaaagcactaaaTTTCAGACCCATCCAATCAAACGCAATTAAACAAATAGGAAACCGATTTCACTTCAACATAACCGAacccatcaaaccaaaaaccCAAACGACACCAAATCGCCAAAGGAAGCTCCAATCTCACTCCAAGCATCAAAACCTAGAACACCCATCAAAATCAAACCCGATTACACCACTCAAAATTACCACCAACAAAAAGCCCAAAGAAAACCAAACCTTTAAaagaaaaccctaatttcatcCCAGGCATCACACCAATAAAATCCACCAAATCAAAGCCATTTAAGCCAAACAAACCATGTTTAAATACAAAGTAAAATGGTTTGGGCTACAAATAAATCAAATCAAGACCCAATAAAAGCAAAATCCCCTAATTACACGCCAACTATCGATAATAAACCCAATTAAAGCAAACAAAAACCACCATTTGGTAccctaatttgaaaaaaaatcgcCACGAAATTCATCAAATcgaaacccaaaacaaaaggCTACAGCTAAGAAACGAACCTCAGCAGCGAGGTACTCGAGAACAGCGGAGAGGTATACGGGAGCGCCGGCGCCGACACGCTCCGCATACTTGCCGGCTTTGAGAAACCGGGCGATCCTACCAACCGGAAACTGCAGCCCCGCCTTCTGCGACCGCGACACCGACTTTGACGCCTTGGGCTTTCCCCTCCCGCCCTTGGTCGACCCTCCACCACCTCCACCCGTCGAACTCATCTCTCCAATTCACGAATCCTACAAGAGAAAATGGCACCGAAACCTtaaccttaaccctaaccctagcttTGAtgcttttggttttttgttgtttgaacGGTTGTGCTTGAAGAGGTATGAGGTGTTGGGTTTATATAGGCGGTGAAAGTGTGATCTGATTGGCTGAGAGAGCCACCACGCGGATCGCCAACGTGGCATCCACTCTTAGATTCAAGTTGCTTTTGGTTCTTTCGTTTTCGCGGTCTTTTGAGTCGGTGCATTGAAACGACGTCGGTCCTTGTAAGAAGTGAGTATTAGAAAGATTGATTAAAAAGTTTGAAATCCAAATATGAATATTAGAAAGAGTTAAGcctatgattttattttttttttaacaaaatatttgagtatttcattggtCAAAGATCATGAGTATAAAGCTCATACATCATAAAGTATAAAGATTtacaaaatcataaccataTGCTATGTAGTTACATAGTcatatatacaaacaaaattcttataataaagtgttatttatgactttcatctttcagtaactcatgtacaaaaatagttaaagagcatatTTGCTCTGAGCAAACAAGGGGaagccaaatatcctaaaaatttatttaaatcggCCATGAGAGATAACCTTTCATATCGAACTATTCAGGTCGTGAGAGATAACCACACACACATGACTAATCTGCATCCCATAGATTGCCTATGAAGGTagatctaaagagaataaaactcttattcaaaacaaaaacacaaacagcAAACAACAGCAATGGCCAATGAGGAGATAAACGGCACAACATAGAGATAGATGGACGGATACATAGCGGAGAGaccaaaattgctgatctggtTGAAAAATACttgcaaacaaaataaataaaccagaATAAGAGGGAGAGAGTAAGAGCAGGGAGTAGAAATTGATCAAAAGGGAGAGGAGGATGGATCAGATCTGCTCCCTCCTCCTTTCTAATCTGTTTTCTGAGAGGTATCAACTCCTTATTgttatgtcatttaaaattttaaaatatgcgaccAATTTTTTAAGCATTGTTTCAAGGTCAAGCCTATGAAATAGAGTAATGgctaatttaagtgtgtccatatTTATTTTGGTAAATGTCAGAAAATATTATGCTTAGGGGAGATGTTTAAATCCTTACTAGTTGATTAGCTCATGTTTTATGTGTCAATCGCACTCCGTTTACATAGGATTATTACTGGtctgtttgggtattgaattt
Above is a genomic segment from Alnus glutinosa chromosome 12, dhAlnGlut1.1, whole genome shotgun sequence containing:
- the LOC133851908 gene encoding histone H2AX codes for the protein MSSTGGGGGGSTKGGRGKPKASKSVSRSQKAGLQFPVGRIARFLKAGKYAERVGAGAPVYLSAVLEYLAAEVLELAGNAARDNKKNRIVPRHIQLAVRNDEELSKLLGSVTIANGGVLPNIHQTLLPKKVGKGKGDIGSASQEF